Proteins from a genomic interval of Polaribacter sp. Q13:
- a CDS encoding AraC family transcriptional regulator — translation MNNLLPFLKLSMLHTGVAKLNETWRFSNVISPFVRLFLVTKGEAEASYGGKTFVLKPGYMYLIPSFTYNDYQCKDFHEQYYTGFFEEIKLGMSIFNTKKCKYEVKANVTDYDFFERLLVLNPNKAVLDNNPITHINSKLSNYKSSKDAYLNYDIETQGVLAILLSRFVENAAVLDDKGVFKGDLNRVLIYIAKHLNEELMVATLAAYCNLSPDHFTKSFYSKFKVNPNKYIQLKRVERAQFLLLTTKDSLEQIAEKVGLKSLSYFSKKFKEIVGLSPAKFRKEQLNL, via the coding sequence ATGAATAATTTATTACCTTTTCTAAAGTTAAGTATGTTGCATACAGGTGTAGCTAAACTTAATGAAACATGGCGTTTTAGTAATGTGATAAGTCCATTTGTAAGGTTGTTTCTAGTAACTAAAGGAGAAGCAGAGGCATCTTACGGTGGGAAGACTTTTGTGTTAAAACCAGGTTATATGTATTTAATTCCTAGTTTTACTTATAATGATTATCAATGCAAAGATTTTCATGAACAGTATTATACAGGTTTTTTTGAAGAGATAAAATTAGGGATGTCTATTTTTAATACAAAAAAGTGTAAATATGAAGTGAAAGCAAATGTTACGGATTACGACTTTTTTGAAAGGTTACTTGTTTTAAATCCTAATAAAGCTGTTTTAGATAATAACCCTATAACACACATTAATAGTAAGTTATCTAATTATAAAAGTAGTAAAGATGCTTATTTAAATTACGATATTGAAACACAAGGTGTATTGGCAATTTTACTTTCACGATTTGTTGAAAATGCTGCTGTTTTGGATGATAAAGGAGTTTTTAAAGGTGACTTAAATAGGGTTTTAATATATATTGCAAAACATTTAAATGAAGAATTAATGGTGGCTACTTTGGCAGCATATTGCAATTTAAGTCCAGATCATTTTACAAAATCGTTTTATTCAAAATTTAAAGTAAACCCTAATAAATACATTCAGCTAAAAAGAGTAGAAAGGGCGCAGTTTTTATTACTTACTACGAAGGATTCTTTAGAGCAAATAGCGGAGAAAGTGGGCTTGAAAAGTTTGTCTTATTTCTCCAAAAAATTTAAAGAAATAGTAGGTTTAAGTCCTGCGAAATTCAGAAAAGAACAACTTAATTTATAA
- a CDS encoding plastocyanin/azurin family copper-binding protein produces MKTLYKILAVVVLLFASQAGIAQKKGKIVNKALAQKELDYYKIVDVPIPKDIVLEVGGLALTNEGKLGVSTRRGEVWVLDNPKTKKPTYKLFAKGMHEILGLAYKDNGFYATQRSELTRLEDEDKNGVADYYKTVFSWPLSGNYHEYSYGPKFDKNGDMILTLNATYMGDALSMAKWRGWLIRITPEGKMTPLAAGLRSPAGFDVNANGDIFYTENQGEWVGSGRMTHIEKGDFAGGNPMSLQWTGDKLSPLSMKPEDLNPDEGVTLYEYAKIKKEVKAPAIWFPHTIQGISTSDILYDTTNGKFGPFAGQMFVGDQGHSKVVRVFMEKVNGVYQGASFLFKENFSSGVLRMIWGDDSNMFVGMTSRGWSSTGRKSYGLQRLVWTGKTPFEIKKMKALNDGFELEFTKPINKKMAQDLSNYKMSTFTYGYHKEYGSPIVDAQKSMIHKAVVSADGLKVKLTIHGMRLGYIHQIEIPKLTSASGELLLHNTGYYTLNEVPGGELKSPQMQMSKTSKKTIKQPKRVNTMPSSWGERGADEKVVIGTIPGLKYDTEEITINRNSNIELTLNNNDDMIHNVVITKPGKETPLKIGELALSLGLEGSDLNYVPFDDRILFHTGTVAPESNETIYFKSPSEPGEYWIVCTFPGHSFSMRAKLIVK; encoded by the coding sequence ATGAAGACTTTATATAAAATATTAGCTGTTGTAGTGTTGCTATTTGCAAGTCAAGCAGGAATCGCTCAGAAAAAAGGTAAAATTGTAAACAAAGCGCTTGCTCAAAAAGAATTAGACTATTATAAAATAGTAGATGTTCCTATTCCTAAAGACATAGTTTTAGAAGTTGGAGGCTTGGCATTAACCAATGAAGGTAAATTAGGTGTTTCTACTAGAAGAGGTGAAGTTTGGGTGCTTGATAATCCGAAGACTAAAAAACCAACCTATAAATTATTTGCTAAAGGAATGCATGAAATTCTTGGTTTGGCTTATAAAGATAATGGGTTTTACGCTACCCAACGTAGCGAGTTAACAAGATTAGAAGACGAAGATAAAAACGGTGTTGCAGATTATTACAAAACTGTTTTTTCTTGGCCATTATCTGGTAATTATCACGAATATTCTTACGGACCTAAATTTGATAAGAATGGAGATATGATACTCACCTTAAATGCAACTTATATGGGAGATGCTTTAAGTATGGCAAAATGGAGAGGGTGGTTGATAAGAATAACACCAGAAGGAAAAATGACACCATTAGCCGCAGGTTTAAGATCTCCAGCAGGTTTTGATGTGAATGCCAATGGCGATATATTTTATACTGAAAACCAAGGTGAATGGGTTGGTTCTGGACGTATGACACATATTGAAAAAGGAGATTTTGCAGGTGGAAATCCAATGAGTTTACAATGGACAGGGGATAAATTATCTCCACTTTCTATGAAGCCAGAAGATTTAAATCCTGATGAAGGTGTGACACTTTATGAATATGCAAAAATAAAAAAAGAAGTAAAAGCACCTGCAATATGGTTTCCTCATACCATTCAAGGCATTTCTACTTCAGATATTTTGTATGATACAACTAACGGAAAGTTTGGACCTTTTGCAGGTCAAATGTTTGTGGGAGATCAAGGACATAGTAAAGTTGTGCGTGTATTTATGGAAAAAGTAAATGGCGTGTATCAAGGAGCTTCTTTTCTATTTAAAGAAAATTTCTCTTCGGGTGTTTTAAGAATGATTTGGGGCGATGATTCTAATATGTTTGTAGGTATGACAAGTAGAGGATGGTCATCAACAGGAAGAAAATCTTATGGTTTACAGCGTTTAGTTTGGACAGGAAAAACTCCGTTTGAAATAAAAAAAATGAAAGCGTTAAATGATGGTTTTGAATTAGAGTTTACCAAACCAATCAACAAAAAAATGGCGCAAGATTTGTCAAATTACAAAATGTCGACTTTTACGTATGGTTATCATAAAGAATATGGAAGTCCTATTGTAGATGCTCAAAAATCTATGATACATAAAGCAGTTGTTTCTGCCGATGGTTTAAAAGTGAAATTAACCATTCATGGAATGCGATTGGGGTATATTCATCAAATAGAAATTCCGAAGTTAACATCTGCTTCAGGAGAATTATTATTGCATAATACCGGATATTATACTTTAAACGAAGTTCCAGGAGGTGAGTTAAAATCGCCACAAATGCAGATGTCAAAAACATCAAAGAAAACAATAAAACAACCTAAACGCGTTAACACAATGCCGTCTTCTTGGGGAGAACGTGGTGCAGATGAGAAAGTTGTTATTGGTACCATTCCTGGGTTAAAATACGATACTGAAGAGATTACAATCAATAGAAATAGTAATATTGAATTAACTCTGAATAATAATGATGACATGATACACAATGTTGTTATAACCAAACCAGGTAAAGAAACGCCTCTTAAAATAGGGGAATTAGCGCTTAGTTTAGGACTTGAAGGTTCAGATTTAAATTATGTTCCGTTTGATGATAGAATATTATTTCATACAGGAACTGTTGCTCCAGAAAGTAATGAAACTATTTACTTTAAATCTCCTAGCGAACCTGGAGAATATTGGATAGTTTGTACTTTTCCTGGGCATTCTTTTTCTATGAGAGCAAAATTAATTGTGAAGTAG
- a CDS encoding c-type cytochrome domain-containing protein, which produces MTETPDFIIFLGRFHPLVVHMPIGFLFFAFLLEIYSKWKKDSVFNAGIPLALLTGAVTAAIACILGYMLSLSGGYDDAAIDSHFWFGIATTVIAFMAWLIRIDKIKISKLNSVKSNIATLALLVILLSVTGHYGGNLTHGSDYLTKYAPFQEKEEPLQPVTKVEDAVVYSYLVAPILENKCTSCHNTDKKKGGLMLHDSIAILGGGKNGAVLVAGDASKSELIRRVLLNPHHDDFMPPKGKTPLTEEETAIITYWIDNANASFSTKIGAIESSKKTLAIATTMLGLSSDGNNGNELPKLGVIDEKVLNELLSEGFTLRELVFGSNLYEAVLPSNTITVANADLLEEKLKKLVGIKDHILWLSIQDNNLSDANIKDINQFKNLLKLKLNSNPITDIGISELNALSKLTSINLYNTQVTEVSLGSLSKLKNLQKIYAWETKITAENSKPFLKKGAFQVVLGKTID; this is translated from the coding sequence ATGACTGAAACACCAGACTTTATCATCTTTCTAGGAAGATTTCATCCACTTGTGGTACATATGCCTATTGGATTTTTATTCTTTGCTTTTTTATTAGAAATCTATAGTAAATGGAAAAAAGACTCTGTATTTAATGCAGGAATTCCGCTAGCTCTTTTAACAGGAGCCGTAACTGCTGCAATTGCCTGTATTTTAGGATATATGTTATCTTTAAGTGGTGGCTATGATGATGCCGCAATTGATTCTCATTTCTGGTTTGGAATTGCTACCACAGTTATTGCTTTTATGGCGTGGTTAATTAGAATTGATAAAATAAAAATAAGCAAACTAAACAGCGTCAAATCTAATATTGCAACACTTGCTCTACTTGTTATTTTATTAAGTGTTACTGGTCATTATGGAGGTAATCTTACCCATGGAAGCGATTATTTAACAAAATATGCTCCTTTTCAAGAGAAAGAAGAACCTTTACAACCGGTAACTAAAGTGGAAGATGCTGTTGTGTATAGCTATTTAGTAGCTCCTATTTTAGAAAACAAATGCACCAGTTGTCATAATACTGATAAAAAGAAAGGTGGTTTAATGCTGCATGACAGTATTGCTATTTTAGGTGGTGGTAAAAACGGTGCTGTTTTGGTGGCTGGAGATGCTTCCAAGTCAGAATTAATTCGTCGTGTTTTATTAAATCCGCATCATGATGACTTTATGCCTCCAAAAGGAAAAACTCCTTTAACAGAAGAAGAAACAGCTATTATAACTTATTGGATTGATAACGCAAATGCCAGTTTTTCAACTAAAATTGGAGCTATAGAATCTTCTAAAAAAACATTGGCAATTGCTACCACAATGTTGGGATTATCTAGTGATGGAAACAATGGAAATGAACTACCTAAATTAGGTGTTATAGATGAAAAAGTTTTAAATGAACTTCTATCCGAAGGTTTTACCCTAAGAGAATTAGTGTTTGGATCTAATTTATACGAAGCCGTTTTACCTTCAAATACAATTACCGTTGCTAATGCAGATTTACTTGAGGAAAAACTGAAGAAACTAGTAGGGATTAAAGATCATATTTTATGGTTATCTATTCAGGACAATAACTTAAGTGATGCCAATATAAAAGATATTAATCAGTTTAAAAATCTGCTAAAATTGAAATTGAACAGCAATCCAATTACAGATATCGGAATTTCTGAATTGAATGCCTTATCTAAATTAACAAGTATAAATCTATACAATACACAAGTTACAGAAGTTAGTTTAGGTAGTTTATCTAAATTGAAAAACTTACAAAAAATTTACGCTTGGGAAACTAAAATAACAGCAGAAAACAGCAAACCTTTCTTAAAAAAAGGAGCTTTTCAAGTAGTTTTAGGAAAAACAATAGATTAA
- a CDS encoding DUF1553 domain-containing protein has product MRLFLFIIGLLLFSSCGPSLPDSVAEEYKKLPKKVDFNQHVKPILSDKCFLCHGPDKGNIKGGLQLHTAELAYAELSESPGKFAIDPKNLKNSEFFHRIITDDPKLIMPEPGSHLTLSDYEKAVFVKWIEEGAEYKEHWAFLKPELPEIPTVEHTDFVASPIDNFVIAKLENLKFSPSKKAEKDILLRRATLDLTGLPPTIEEINNFINDSSPNAFEKQIDRLLASKAYGEHKTLDWMDLSRYADTHGYSNDKYRDTSPWRDWVINAFNENMPYDKFITWQLAGDMFENATKEQKLATTFNRLHPQNLEGGIIDEEFRSEYVADRTATVSQGLMGLSFECAKCHDHKYDPISQKNYFEMYSFFNNIDETGLIPWDLATPVPAMMLPTEEQEKVLAYLETLVDDTEEKVAKISTTETAKATKWIASNGYKKIATNAKPKSLIAAFDFNNKKLVNTVGGNGKNNIRMRQQFVDNEKAIYTKGAHGTGLSMNGDTWLELDKIGIFQRNQPFSIGIQVFIPKDLKEGVIFHKMNSPELHSFRGYHLKIKDNKLEALLAHVYPDNAIVVETLNEVPKEKWVQLTFTYDGSSKANGVSIYVDGEKQQTKTEFDNLYKDIVFHGLQLYGAKSPHLEPGLRIGAVWRGKGIKGASVDDLLVFNKELSELEVLQIANTETLKSMKQKSSKDLSDAEKEKFVNYYLSANSKPYTNALKQLEKDRQVLVDSIDPIKQIMVMKESKHNRQTYILGRGNYDNPTDSVFPNVPEKIFPMPKGVKKNRLGLAKWITDKNNPLTARVAVNRYWQNLFGTGLVKTAEDFGNQGEMPSHPALLDWLAIQFMDSGWDVKALHKTIMMSNTYQQSSVITEELLAKDGENKWLARGPSNRLSGEMLRDNALAASGLLNRKIGGESVRPYQPKGLWKVNGDTYVQDGEEGLYRRSMYTIWKRTIPNPTISIFDAPTRDLCTTRRQKTNTPLQALVVLNDPTYIEASRVLGKQITDAENLKTGITSVFKKLTGRQISDKELTLLTALQKEEYKNFDSNIEKTKGWLQAGAFKISKTDNKALIAANSVVASTIMNADATITKR; this is encoded by the coding sequence ATGAGGTTATTTTTATTTATTATTGGACTACTACTGTTTAGTTCTTGTGGTCCAAGTTTACCGGATTCAGTAGCTGAGGAGTATAAAAAGCTTCCTAAAAAAGTTGACTTTAATCAACATGTAAAACCAATTTTATCGGATAAATGTTTTTTATGTCACGGTCCAGATAAAGGAAATATAAAAGGAGGACTACAATTACATACAGCAGAATTAGCGTATGCAGAACTTTCTGAAAGTCCTGGTAAATTTGCTATAGACCCGAAGAACTTAAAAAATAGCGAATTTTTTCATCGTATTATTACCGACGATCCTAAATTAATAATGCCAGAACCAGGCTCTCACCTAACCTTAAGTGATTATGAAAAAGCTGTTTTTGTAAAATGGATTGAAGAAGGAGCAGAATACAAAGAACATTGGGCTTTTTTAAAACCAGAATTACCGGAAATTCCTACGGTAGAACATACTGATTTTGTAGCTAGTCCTATTGATAATTTTGTGATTGCTAAATTAGAAAACTTAAAATTTTCACCTTCTAAGAAAGCAGAAAAAGACATTTTATTAAGACGAGCAACTCTAGATTTAACAGGTTTACCTCCTACTATAGAAGAAATTAACAACTTTATAAACGATTCATCTCCAAATGCATTCGAAAAACAAATAGACCGCCTTTTAGCTTCTAAAGCCTATGGAGAACATAAAACTTTAGACTGGATGGATCTTTCTCGTTATGCAGACACACACGGTTATAGTAATGACAAATACAGAGATACATCTCCTTGGAGAGATTGGGTTATTAATGCTTTTAATGAGAACATGCCGTATGACAAATTTATTACTTGGCAGCTTGCAGGTGATATGTTTGAAAACGCTACCAAAGAACAAAAACTAGCGACTACCTTTAATAGATTACATCCTCAAAATTTAGAAGGAGGTATTATTGATGAGGAGTTTAGATCTGAATATGTTGCCGACAGAACAGCAACTGTAAGTCAGGGTTTAATGGGCCTTTCTTTTGAATGCGCTAAATGCCACGACCACAAATACGATCCTATTTCTCAAAAAAACTATTTCGAAATGTATAGTTTTTTTAATAATATTGATGAAACCGGTTTAATTCCTTGGGATCTTGCGACACCAGTACCAGCAATGATGTTGCCTACAGAAGAACAAGAAAAAGTATTGGCTTATTTAGAAACCTTAGTAGATGATACCGAAGAAAAAGTAGCTAAAATAAGTACAACAGAAACTGCTAAAGCAACTAAATGGATTGCTAGTAATGGCTATAAAAAAATAGCTACTAATGCAAAACCTAAAAGTTTAATTGCTGCTTTTGACTTCAATAACAAAAAACTTGTAAATACAGTTGGTGGTAACGGAAAGAACAATATAAGAATGCGTCAGCAATTTGTTGATAACGAAAAAGCTATTTACACCAAAGGAGCGCATGGAACTGGACTTTCTATGAATGGTGACACTTGGTTAGAATTAGACAAAATTGGAATCTTTCAAAGAAACCAACCTTTTAGTATTGGTATACAAGTTTTTATTCCTAAAGATTTAAAAGAAGGCGTAATTTTTCATAAAATGAATAGTCCAGAACTACATAGTTTTAGAGGATATCATTTAAAAATTAAAGACAACAAACTAGAAGCACTTTTGGCTCACGTATATCCAGATAATGCCATTGTTGTTGAAACTTTAAACGAGGTTCCAAAAGAAAAATGGGTACAATTAACCTTCACTTATGATGGATCTAGTAAAGCTAATGGCGTTTCTATTTATGTAGATGGAGAAAAACAACAAACTAAAACAGAATTTGATAATTTATATAAAGACATTGTTTTTCATGGTTTGCAATTATATGGGGCCAAAAGCCCGCATTTAGAACCTGGTTTACGAATTGGTGCTGTATGGAGAGGAAAAGGTATTAAAGGTGCTAGTGTTGATGATTTACTTGTGTTTAATAAAGAATTAAGCGAACTAGAAGTACTACAAATTGCCAATACAGAAACATTAAAAAGTATGAAGCAAAAAAGCAGCAAAGATTTATCTGATGCTGAAAAAGAGAAATTTGTCAATTATTATTTATCTGCAAATTCAAAACCATATACAAACGCCCTAAAACAATTAGAAAAAGACAGGCAAGTTCTAGTGGATAGTATAGACCCTATCAAACAGATAATGGTTATGAAAGAAAGCAAACATAATAGACAAACCTATATTTTAGGTAGAGGAAATTATGACAATCCAACAGATAGTGTTTTTCCAAATGTTCCAGAAAAAATATTCCCAATGCCAAAGGGTGTGAAAAAAAACAGACTTGGATTGGCTAAATGGATCACAGACAAAAACAACCCATTAACAGCCAGAGTTGCCGTAAATAGATATTGGCAAAATCTTTTTGGAACCGGACTTGTAAAAACGGCTGAAGATTTTGGGAATCAAGGAGAAATGCCAAGTCACCCAGCATTATTAGATTGGTTAGCTATTCAATTTATGGATTCTGGTTGGGATGTAAAAGCACTTCATAAAACAATTATGATGTCTAACACTTACCAACAAAGTTCTGTTATTACGGAAGAACTTTTAGCTAAAGATGGCGAAAATAAATGGCTCGCAAGAGGCCCCTCTAACAGACTGTCTGGAGAAATGTTAAGAGATAACGCATTAGCCGCTTCTGGTCTATTAAATCGAAAAATTGGTGGAGAAAGCGTAAGACCTTATCAACCTAAAGGTTTATGGAAAGTAAATGGAGACACCTATGTTCAAGATGGTGAAGAAGGATTATACAGAAGAAGTATGTACACTATTTGGAAACGTACCATACCAAATCCTACAATTTCTATTTTTGATGCACCAACAAGAGATTTGTGTACAACACGTAGACAAAAAACAAACACACCTCTACAAGCTTTAGTTGTTTTAAATGACCCAACCTATATTGAAGCTTCTAGAGTACTAGGAAAACAAATTACAGATGCAGAAAACTTAAAAACAGGAATAACTTCTGTATTTAAAAAGTTAACCGGAAGACAAATTTCTGACAAAGAATTAACTCTATTAACAGCATTACAAAAGGAAGAATATAAAAATTTTGATAGCAATATTGAAAAAACCAAAGGTTGGCTTCAAGCAGGTGCTTTTAAAATTTCTAAAACTGATAATAAAGCATTAATAGCAGCTAATTCTGTTGTAGCTAGTACAATTATGAACGCAGATGCAACTATTACAAAACGATAA
- a CDS encoding DUF1501 domain-containing protein, which produces MCNDHHKKLTSNNRDLQKLERQLDRRAFLKKTSLGLGAIALGGLLGADKMFGATGKKSTEEMILETYNKNRLGLPHHLPKAKRIIYLFQSGGPSQLDLFDYKPKLVDMFGKELPPSIIGGQRLTGMSGSQSTLPVAPSTFNFKQYGESRAWVSDAMPYLSEVVDDLCFIKGMQTDQINHTPAITFMQTGNQLPGRPSIGSWLSYGLGSDNENLPTFITLVSKNGKGQPLKASLWGNGFLPTEHQGVQFRSGKDPVLYLSDPENYDGNDRRHMLDYLGNLNNIQKDAYGDPEIQARMAQYEMAFKMQTSVPEVTDLSDEPEHIFDLYGKDSKDPGTYAANCLMARKLLEKGVKFVQLYHQGWDQHNNCPGGTKSQSRKTDQANAALIKDLKQRGMLDDTLVVWGGEFGRTVYSQGQLTDTNYGRDHHPKAFTMWMAGAGVKPGFSYGETDDFSYNVTKDPVHVHDFHATLMHLFGIDHEKLTFKHQGRRYRLTDVHGHVVKDLLT; this is translated from the coding sequence ATGTGTAATGATCATCATAAAAAATTAACATCTAACAATAGAGATTTACAAAAGTTAGAAAGACAGCTTGATAGAAGAGCCTTTCTTAAAAAAACATCATTAGGTTTAGGAGCAATTGCTTTAGGTGGATTATTAGGTGCAGATAAAATGTTTGGGGCTACCGGTAAAAAAAGTACCGAAGAAATGATTTTAGAAACCTATAATAAAAATAGATTAGGTTTACCTCATCATTTACCAAAAGCGAAACGTATTATATATTTATTTCAAAGTGGAGGTCCTTCTCAATTAGATTTATTTGATTATAAACCTAAATTAGTAGACATGTTTGGTAAAGAATTACCTCCATCTATTATTGGCGGTCAAAGACTTACGGGAATGAGCGGTAGTCAAAGTACATTACCCGTTGCTCCTTCTACTTTTAATTTTAAACAATATGGAGAATCTAGAGCTTGGGTTAGTGATGCCATGCCCTATTTATCTGAAGTTGTAGACGATTTATGCTTTATAAAAGGAATGCAAACGGATCAAATTAATCATACGCCGGCAATTACTTTTATGCAAACAGGAAATCAATTACCTGGTAGACCTTCTATCGGTTCTTGGTTAAGTTATGGTTTAGGATCTGACAATGAAAACCTACCAACGTTTATCACCTTGGTTTCTAAAAACGGGAAAGGGCAACCGCTAAAAGCTAGTTTATGGGGAAATGGTTTTTTACCAACAGAACATCAAGGGGTTCAATTTAGATCTGGTAAAGACCCTGTATTATATTTAAGTGATCCTGAAAATTACGACGGAAACGATAGAAGACATATGTTAGATTATTTAGGAAATCTAAACAATATTCAGAAAGATGCTTATGGTGATCCAGAGATTCAGGCTAGAATGGCGCAATACGAAATGGCCTTTAAAATGCAAACCTCTGTGCCAGAAGTAACAGATTTATCTGATGAACCAGAACACATTTTCGATTTGTATGGTAAAGACAGTAAAGATCCGGGTACGTATGCAGCAAATTGCTTAATGGCTAGAAAGTTACTAGAAAAAGGCGTTAAATTTGTACAATTGTATCATCAAGGATGGGACCAACATAACAATTGTCCGGGAGGAACAAAAAGTCAATCCAGAAAAACAGATCAAGCCAATGCTGCCTTAATAAAAGATTTAAAACAACGTGGTATGTTAGATGATACGTTAGTTGTTTGGGGTGGAGAATTTGGAAGAACAGTATACTCTCAAGGTCAATTAACAGATACAAATTATGGTAGAGATCATCACCCAAAAGCATTTACAATGTGGATGGCAGGTGCAGGTGTAAAACCGGGATTCTCTTACGGAGAAACAGACGATTTTAGTTATAATGTAACCAAAGATCCTGTACATGTGCATGATTTCCATGCAACGTTAATGCATTTATTTGGTATAGATCATGAGAAATTAACTTTTAAACACCAAGGAAGACGTTACAGATTAACGGATGTTCATGGACATGTTGTAAAAGATTTATTAACATAA
- a CDS encoding twin-arginine translocation signal domain-containing protein encodes MSTRRDFIKKAGLATAALTAAPTFGFHMIKKSKKNDVILGHGDYQYKLIRDWAKMSSIETPLLNCHEMQMDSKGRLVMIGDHPKNNVIIFDKSGNVIDSWGTAYPGGHGLTISDEGGDEYLFLADSGWFLNKQGGWTKHNGRITKTTMDGRVVFDIGHPLTIGIYKPGESFCPTETAIGPNGDIYVADGYGMSRIIQYDYNGRYIRHWGGSDNPDKNYQIKSAHGVAIDYRDKENPMVVVTSRSQACFKWFTLDGKYIKTLHLPNMQVCRPVFDDTNLYAGVCWSQPEVGKTDWKQPTGFVTILEGDKVVSNPGATAPLYVNGELQKSYQLLDKPISHGHDVCVDNDKNLYICQWRADKTPPLKLERV; translated from the coding sequence ATGTCTACAAGAAGAGATTTTATTAAAAAAGCTGGACTAGCAACTGCTGCGTTAACCGCTGCACCTACATTTGGTTTTCATATGATAAAAAAATCAAAAAAAAATGATGTAATTCTAGGGCACGGAGATTATCAATATAAATTAATACGAGATTGGGCTAAAATGAGCTCCATTGAAACCCCTTTATTGAATTGCCATGAAATGCAAATGGACAGCAAGGGTAGATTGGTGATGATTGGAGATCATCCTAAAAACAATGTGATTATTTTTGATAAATCTGGAAACGTTATAGACTCTTGGGGAACTGCATATCCTGGTGGACATGGTTTAACAATATCCGACGAAGGAGGAGATGAATATTTATTTTTAGCAGATTCTGGTTGGTTTTTAAACAAACAAGGTGGTTGGACAAAACACAACGGAAGAATTACAAAAACAACTATGGATGGTCGCGTTGTTTTTGATATAGGACATCCACTTACTATTGGAATTTACAAACCAGGAGAATCTTTTTGCCCAACAGAAACAGCAATAGGTCCTAATGGAGATATTTATGTTGCTGATGGTTACGGCATGAGTAGAATTATTCAATACGATTATAATGGTCGTTATATTAGACATTGGGGAGGAAGTGACAATCCAGATAAAAATTATCAAATTAAAAGCGCCCATGGTGTTGCCATAGATTACAGAGATAAAGAAAACCCAATGGTGGTTGTTACCTCTAGAAGTCAGGCTTGTTTTAAGTGGTTTACCTTAGATGGAAAATATATAAAAACACTTCACTTGCCAAATATGCAAGTTTGTAGACCTGTTTTTGATGACACCAATTTATATGCTGGAGTGTGCTGGTCTCAACCAGAAGTTGGAAAAACTGACTGGAAACAACCCACAGGATTTGTAACGATTTTAGAAGGAGACAAAGTGGTTTCTAACCCAGGAGCTACTGCTCCATTATATGTAAATGGAGAACTTCAAAAATCATATCAATTACTAGACAAACCTATCTCTCATGGTCATGATGTGTGTGTAGATAATGATAAAAACTTGTACATCTGCCAATGGAGAGCAGATAAAACACCGCCATTAAAACTAGAACGCGTATAA